The following coding sequences are from one Nilaparvata lugens isolate BPH chromosome 4, ASM1435652v1, whole genome shotgun sequence window:
- the LOC111052374 gene encoding flavin reductase (NADPH): MEKVAIFGATGMTGLCALEAAVKSGLKIKLLVRDPAKIPENYKDKVEFVVGDVTNQDDVNKTVEGQDGVIVVLGTRNDLNATTALSTGLKNIVTAMKAYNVKPISVCLSAFLFYEPEKVPAIFKEINAEHKRMHDVLTACSELDWVAVFPPHIADQPRSEFILKHGESPGPRVISKYDLGDFLVGCLSKPQHYKKVVGIANVPK; this comes from the exons ATGGAAAAAGTAGCAATATTTGGTGCCACCGGTATGACTGGATTATGTGCTTTAGAAGCAGCAGTCAAGTCAG GTTTGAAAATAAAACTTCTGGTGAGAGATCCAGCCAAAATACCAGAAAATTACAAAGATAAAGTTGAATTTGTTGTTGGCGATGTAACTAATCAAGACGATGTCAATAAAACTGTTGAAGGCCAGGATGGTGTGATAGTTGTTCTTGGAACAAGAAACGACTTGA ATGCTACCACTGCTCTCTCTACTGGCTTGAAGAATATTGTAACAGCTATGAAAGCATACAATGTCAAACCGATATCAGTATGTCTCTCTG CATTTCTGTTCTACGAACCCGAAAAGGTGCCAGCCATCTTCAAGGAGATCAACGCGGAGCACAAGCGCATGCACGACGTGCTGACCGCGTGCAGCGAGCTCGACTGGGTGGCCGTGTTCCCACCACACATCGCCGACCAGCCCCGCTCAGAGTTCATCCTCAAGCACGGCGAGTCGCCCGGGCCGCGCGTCATCTCCAAGTACGATCTCGGCGACTTTCTCGTCGGCTGCCTCTCCAAGCCTCAGCATTACAAGAAAGTGGTCGGCATCGCCAATGTTCCTAAGTAA